The following nucleotide sequence is from Streptomyces sp. NBC_00239.
AGGAGATCGAGGCCCGGAAGATCGCCTACTACGCCTACTACCTGGAGCGCGGCGGCCCGTCCGCCATGGCCTTCCAGCTGGCCCGGCGCCCCGAGGACACCCGGCTGATCATGGAGAACCTCCGGGAGGACCAGCTGCGCGCCATGAACAACCAGCTCCAGGTGGCGATGCAGGCTCTCGGCGGCGGTCCGGGCGGTCTGGAGGAACACCAGCTGGACGAGCCGCGCAGGCTGGCGGCGAACGTGATCAGGGAGGTCCTCACGGCCAAGCTGGCCCCCGCGCCGGTGACTCCGCAGGTGCCGCAGCAGGCGCTGGCCGCCGCCGAGGGTCCGGCCGACGCGCACCCGGGCCCGGGGGAGGGGGAGGGAACAGGCCGGTACGGGGTTCCCGCGCCGGCTCCCGCCTCCGATGCTCGCCTGGACTCGGCGCAGGGGAAGACGGGTTCGGAGGGACATCAGGACGCGCCGGTCCCGCCGGTCCGGCCGGAAGAAGGTCCCCTGTTCGGCTACCCCGCACCGCCCGCCGGCCGATGACCGCCGCCGGGACACCGGAAGCCGCGGCCGGTGCGGCCGTCGCGGCCCCGCCGCCGGACCTCGTACCCGCCACCGCGGAGCGGCTCCTCGCGGATCTGCGGCTGGAGGCCGCCCGCGCGGACACCAAGGGCTCGGTGCTGGTGGCCGCCCAGGGAATGGCGGCGGCCGCGCTCGTCGGCGTCCTCACCGTACGGGGCTGGCAGCCGGAATCGCTCTCGGCGCTCGGCCGGGTGATCTGGTGGACCGGCACGGCGTGCTTCCTGCTCTCTTTGATCTCGCTGCTGATGGCGGTCATCCCCCGCTACCGGAGCCGCAGTTGGCGCCCGGGCCTGCCGCTCACCCACTTCGCCGACATCCACAGCGCCGCCCGCCTGGGGCAGGCGGCGCTGGCGGAGGCCCTGCGCGACACCGAGCGCGCCCGGGCGGCCGCCGTACTGCTGGCGCTCACGGAGAACAGCCGGATCGTCGCCGGCAAGTACGGGTGGCTGAGGGCCGGCATCGCAGGCTTCACCGCGTCGGTGATGCTGCTGCCGGGCGCCCTTCTCGTCGGCTGACCGGCAGCCGACACGTATCACCACGACCCAGGAGACGTACCGTCATGCCCGACCCGCACTCGCACTGGCCCGAGGCCACCCCCGACCCATCAGCACCCGCCTACCCGGGCGAGGCGCCCCCTCCGTACCCGGGCGAGGAAGCACCGCCGTACCCGGGCGAGGCGCCTCCTCCGTACCCGGGCGAGGAAGCACCGCCGTACCCGGGCGAGGCGCCCCCGCCCTACCCCGACGGACCAGCACCCGCTTACCCGGGCGAGGAGGCACCGGCGTACCCCGAGATCTCGGCACCCGCCTACCCGGGTGAGAAGGCGCCTCCGTATCCGGGTGAGGAGGAAGAGGCGCCGCCTCGCCCCGACGGGTTAGCCCCCTCCTACCCTGACGACCCTGCCCCCGCCTACCCCGGTGAGGAGGCGCCGCCCTACCCCGGTGAGGAGGCGCCTTCGTACCCCGAGGATCCGGCACCCGGCCTCTACTACGAGGCGCCGCCCGTCTACCCGGGCGACGGGGGGCCCGTACGTCAGGAGCTGGGCGGGGGAGCGGGGGAGCCGGAATCCTCGGACGAGTGGATCGACGGCCCGGGAGGCGGCACCCGGCTGCCGGACGCGGCCCCCGCCGCAGAAGTCAGCAACGGCCCGGACTCCGGCCCTGAGCAGGGTCAGGGTCATGACGGGCTCGACGGGGTCGAAGGTCAGGACGACCTCGCTCTGCTCACCGGCCGCCGCCACCTCAAATCCCAGCAGCGCGGCATGGACAGGGCCGCGCTCTGGCAGATGGTCGCGGCCTTTCCGACGGCGCTCGTCAGCCTCGGTGTGGTCTTCATCGTCTTCTCCCTCTTCAACCCCCTCGCCGGACCGGTCGCGGCGGTGCTGTGGGTGCTGTCCGGCCCGCTGGTGTTCCAGCGGAAGGTCGAGGCGGTCATCGCCCGGCGCATGCTCGGCATGCGCGAGCCCACGC
It contains:
- a CDS encoding M48 family metalloprotease codes for the protein MPDPHSHWPEATPDPSAPAYPGEAPPPYPGEEAPPYPGEAPPPYPGEEAPPYPGEAPPPYPDGPAPAYPGEEAPAYPEISAPAYPGEKAPPYPGEEEEAPPRPDGLAPSYPDDPAPAYPGEEAPPYPGEEAPSYPEDPAPGLYYEAPPVYPGDGGPVRQELGGGAGEPESSDEWIDGPGGGTRLPDAAPAAEVSNGPDSGPEQGQGHDGLDGVEGQDDLALLTGRRHLKSQQRGMDRAALWQMVAAFPTALVSLGVVFIVFSLFNPLAGPVAAVLWVLSGPLVFQRKVEAVIARRMLGMREPTPAEAQRLDAVWSEVTRRAGVTPGTYQLWVQERAELNATAAAGHIVGVTRHAMERLPNSRLAAVLAHELGHHVGGHTWAGMLADWYALPARTAWRLTLLGLLRLLRSDRPGVMACGGCLTLVLGYMVFALTFMESMWWLTVPLALGPLLVAWLQRQAEFRADAYAAGLGFGPELEAVLEAEHQSLPTPEPAPDQNPTPAPYVNPYATPTPNPYATPTPNPYATPNPYANPRPPQAQPPYGAYGTYVPPVPPGPPVPPVVPVLEAASRMPVRTAHTDFAGRLQRLRRAPLPLPR
- a CDS encoding Pycsar system effector family protein — encoded protein: MTAAGTPEAAAGAAVAAPPPDLVPATAERLLADLRLEAARADTKGSVLVAAQGMAAAALVGVLTVRGWQPESLSALGRVIWWTGTACFLLSLISLLMAVIPRYRSRSWRPGLPLTHFADIHSAARLGQAALAEALRDTERARAAAVLLALTENSRIVAGKYGWLRAGIAGFTASVMLLPGALLVG